The following proteins are encoded in a genomic region of Microscilla marina ATCC 23134:
- a CDS encoding S1 family peptidase, whose amino-acid sequence MINNVLSPQQLENASVRILCGDEQGTGFFVDQDIILTAYHVIVDCIDENADIKINNVTYSKENVIDYDQKLDLCLIRTNEPTDTILPLTSANISYKQNCSTYGYPYSGEVTGERIEGKVDTISIDTHWGFSFNSEQVSEDVDYSGLSGGAVVSNHQVVGIVLLQRNSSVAAISVEKAQEFLTKNNIVVVKEESLNEIPEQLKNDVESSTPNYTVFQELTETLETQTGWFLCVGSPGSGKTTFAAAYNPDSENIKVCGRYFTKIPQDKTPLSVRISERNLISWIETTFSENTGQQVEQEENHGKRLERISLLLNNLANHYKGTQCVLLIDGLDEVKNLDSFLGVLPENLPDNLSIVLSCTSRDILPTHTKALIDENSVIEVTPLDIGQCEAFIQRELKKKEISTENIQAIARKSEGHPLYLRYLINYLLLNDVATEKIEDWVETIPAIGGEISKYYESLWDKFFKEETKLWIVLILSQIRQPVAQDILIKMLPANHQLSFYSHFEPINYLLKGEARLELYHASFKNFISNKVSHSIPLANDEIIKYCDQSLAGQYSLENRLHHYTLSSSPIKSLEICNQDWADNAAQHHVNPDLVTQDIRSVINIAVDERATTELIRVLLLLQRIEFRYDSVFAEHAFDLAEALIALGEYEAAIKYLVRDNTLLISEGDAIYFLQLLYENKAIKAGERLFSALDAKYRLYLKDEFGKKDEEISLEPFINQVRSLCLFMYENPKDGYFRIQQIRSFAKKMMNLSIEKDAQEMHEAFYDVREKSNSWLAAYIMRKSNDYLYAKELPKDVNITIDETWARTSALSINYINYLNYYSARQRIKGDTYYKAIADIEWLIESYGYENDTYTCSIIIEALIGESKNVKVVENVINTYIANEADKPLNLRDKNGVDFNVIAVRSFYFYQKCVGYIQPECNISDLPKHWHNGNLESGFCEIIKSLARLHGALAREKAEGNQMPAALEQCLGSIIATLNFKLASRVHWERSYHLPESIVPFIYEQVVQLYIDFFPDSVDTFISNIKDTNRHQLGIYTEGYRKALASVIRKLIKGDKKGKQTILLIGVLENHIVSQVQNRWERTPELLNVVQFYGLVDLPSKAKATFAKMLDTSMGPTWYKEAQFQLINTNLQLKGSEKHAAQFAALLDYASGEMTFQRYIRHNKESFIEELAQKGKLTLAIEYLKFETVPPVDVLIQNAEHFTVDSIALGKGNVQGANNLAIQSGALNILKHIPNVNPLIRVALCSIFTVNDETFRYVDGYATEMAKALNEIENEDHQTLAFEIVTQLLKSEDFKDAGAGAQTVEQEFVNNLRNALTEEVDWELYQFINGKSVKPPQQGSTQDDNSEEEQNCFTKFNQRFSNEGSFIDPKKLIEQGMKAFREERISVWDRNWSTLSTQARKNLKKLFKNDQEAIKSLSPYIKRYNNNTWAIVDNLIWFWENNLSEGQIDQINRHSSNHFKLLIRPEKYVFDKYRWMEKVSEDENQNEQMLKFIIWLLNHPLDAIRNDAHNALVFLSKVVPEQIILPLISEVVEDKPGFSRSLCSEILKEMAFEQPAIIIDLLNSQPQYLQKIVTNDHFSILVDFMIIGEELKESGYTVLYDALIDKFPDETASSDDARWDDDILSLISEEIDDLDELGILNDDFYEKLIQSIQGYDKIVDLKKSDKYLLRSYLGTESESYISRYTQVVHHLLNKAILPRVSKANQEAAYDIINRIYEYV is encoded by the coding sequence ATGATAAATAATGTATTAAGCCCCCAACAACTAGAAAATGCTTCTGTACGAATACTATGTGGAGATGAACAAGGAACAGGGTTCTTTGTTGACCAAGATATTATTTTAACGGCTTATCATGTCATAGTAGATTGTATTGATGAAAATGCAGATATAAAGATAAATAATGTCACATACAGCAAAGAAAATGTGATTGATTATGATCAAAAATTGGACTTATGCCTAATACGAACAAATGAGCCAACAGATACTATCCTGCCCTTAACATCAGCTAATATCAGCTATAAACAAAATTGCTCAACTTATGGCTATCCTTATTCTGGGGAAGTGACAGGTGAAAGAATTGAAGGTAAAGTTGATACAATAAGCATTGACACCCATTGGGGCTTTTCATTCAATAGTGAACAAGTTAGTGAAGATGTTGATTATTCAGGTCTATCAGGAGGTGCCGTTGTTTCAAACCATCAAGTTGTAGGCATTGTGCTTTTGCAAAGAAATAGCTCAGTAGCAGCCATTAGTGTCGAAAAAGCTCAGGAGTTTTTAACCAAAAATAACATTGTCGTAGTTAAAGAGGAAAGTCTGAATGAAATACCAGAACAGTTAAAAAATGATGTAGAATCATCTACACCCAACTACACTGTTTTTCAAGAATTAACCGAAACCTTGGAAACACAAACGGGTTGGTTTTTGTGTGTTGGATCACCAGGTTCAGGCAAAACAACATTTGCCGCTGCATACAATCCTGATAGTGAAAATATTAAAGTTTGTGGACGTTATTTTACCAAGATTCCACAAGATAAAACACCACTTTCTGTTAGAATTTCTGAAAGAAATCTTATTTCCTGGATTGAAACTACATTTAGTGAAAATACTGGTCAGCAGGTAGAGCAGGAAGAAAACCATGGCAAAAGGTTAGAGAGGATAAGCCTTCTTTTAAATAATTTGGCGAACCATTATAAGGGGACTCAATGTGTGCTGTTGATTGATGGTTTGGATGAAGTAAAAAACTTAGATAGTTTCTTAGGTGTTTTGCCTGAAAACTTGCCAGATAACCTTTCTATTGTTCTTTCCTGTACTTCACGAGACATTCTACCAACTCATACCAAAGCACTTATTGATGAAAATAGTGTTATTGAGGTAACTCCGTTGGACATTGGACAATGTGAAGCATTTATTCAACGAGAATTAAAGAAAAAAGAAATCAGCACAGAAAATATTCAGGCTATTGCAAGAAAGTCGGAAGGACATCCTTTGTATTTAAGATACCTGATTAATTATTTGTTGTTGAATGATGTAGCTACTGAGAAAATTGAGGATTGGGTAGAAACCATACCAGCCATTGGCGGGGAAATCAGTAAGTATTATGAAAGCTTATGGGATAAGTTTTTCAAGGAAGAAACAAAGCTTTGGATTGTTTTAATTTTATCCCAAATCAGGCAACCAGTTGCTCAGGACATACTGATCAAAATGCTTCCTGCCAATCATCAGTTAAGTTTTTATTCCCATTTCGAACCTATCAACTATTTACTCAAGGGAGAAGCTAGGTTGGAACTCTATCATGCATCTTTTAAAAATTTCATCTCTAATAAAGTGTCCCACTCCATTCCTTTGGCAAACGATGAAATAATAAAATACTGTGACCAATCTTTGGCGGGTCAATATTCACTGGAAAACAGACTGCATCATTATACCCTTAGCTCATCACCAATCAAATCGCTGGAAATATGTAATCAGGATTGGGCAGATAATGCTGCCCAACATCATGTAAACCCAGACTTGGTAACGCAGGATATAAGAAGCGTGATTAATATAGCAGTGGACGAAAGAGCTACTACAGAACTCATTAGAGTATTGCTACTACTCCAAAGGATTGAGTTTAGGTATGATAGCGTTTTTGCTGAACATGCCTTTGATTTGGCAGAGGCTCTTATAGCTTTAGGGGAGTATGAGGCTGCAATAAAGTATCTGGTAAGGGATAACACTTTATTAATCAGCGAAGGGGATGCTATTTATTTTTTACAGTTGCTGTATGAAAACAAGGCTATTAAAGCAGGGGAACGTTTGTTTAGTGCATTGGATGCTAAATACCGCTTATACTTAAAGGATGAGTTTGGGAAAAAAGATGAGGAAATCAGTCTTGAGCCTTTTATTAATCAGGTTAGATCACTTTGTTTATTCATGTACGAGAATCCAAAAGATGGCTACTTTCGCATACAACAAATCAGATCATTCGCTAAAAAAATGATGAATTTATCGATTGAAAAAGATGCGCAAGAAATGCATGAAGCTTTTTATGATGTTCGCGAAAAGTCAAATTCTTGGCTTGCAGCTTATATTATGCGAAAGTCAAATGATTACCTATATGCTAAAGAATTACCCAAAGATGTAAATATTACAATTGATGAAACTTGGGCAAGAACTTCAGCTCTTTCAATAAATTATATTAATTACTTAAACTATTATTCGGCTCGGCAAAGAATAAAAGGAGATACATATTATAAGGCTATTGCTGACATAGAGTGGTTAATAGAAAGTTATGGATATGAGAATGATACTTATACCTGTTCTATTATAATAGAAGCCCTGATAGGAGAGAGCAAGAATGTCAAAGTTGTAGAAAATGTTATCAATACTTATATAGCCAATGAAGCTGATAAACCACTCAATCTAAGAGATAAAAATGGGGTAGATTTTAATGTGATAGCCGTTCGCTCTTTTTATTTTTATCAAAAATGCGTCGGCTATATTCAGCCAGAATGTAACATTTCTGATTTGCCCAAGCATTGGCATAATGGAAATTTGGAAAGTGGTTTTTGTGAAATAATAAAGTCTTTGGCAAGGCTGCACGGAGCTTTAGCCCGTGAAAAGGCTGAAGGTAATCAAATGCCTGCTGCATTGGAACAATGCCTGGGATCTATTATTGCGACATTAAACTTTAAGCTTGCAAGCAGAGTACATTGGGAAAGAAGTTACCATTTACCTGAATCAATAGTACCATTTATCTATGAGCAGGTAGTTCAATTATACATTGATTTTTTTCCTGACTCGGTTGATACCTTTATTAGCAACATAAAGGATACTAATCGCCATCAACTTGGAATATATACTGAGGGATACAGAAAAGCTCTTGCCTCAGTTATTCGAAAATTGATCAAAGGAGATAAAAAAGGAAAACAAACTATCTTGCTTATAGGAGTTTTAGAAAATCACATAGTTAGCCAGGTTCAGAATAGATGGGAGCGTACCCCTGAGCTATTAAATGTGGTGCAGTTTTATGGTTTGGTTGACTTGCCCAGTAAGGCTAAAGCCACATTTGCAAAAATGCTGGATACCTCAATGGGTCCTACCTGGTACAAAGAAGCCCAATTTCAACTCATCAATACCAATTTGCAACTGAAAGGCAGCGAAAAACATGCTGCTCAATTTGCCGCCTTGCTCGATTATGCTTCTGGCGAGATGACATTTCAGCGGTATATCCGACATAACAAAGAAAGTTTTATTGAAGAACTGGCACAAAAAGGGAAACTGACATTGGCAATTGAATATCTCAAATTTGAGACGGTACCTCCAGTAGATGTACTTATCCAAAATGCTGAACATTTTACCGTAGATAGTATAGCACTAGGTAAAGGAAATGTACAAGGAGCAAACAACCTAGCGATACAAAGTGGGGCATTGAATATTTTAAAACATATACCAAATGTAAATCCTCTGATTAGAGTTGCTTTATGTAGCATTTTTACTGTCAATGATGAGACATTCAGGTATGTGGATGGTTACGCTACTGAAATGGCAAAAGCCCTTAACGAAATAGAAAATGAAGACCATCAAACGCTCGCATTTGAAATCGTTACTCAACTGCTTAAGTCAGAAGATTTTAAAGACGCAGGTGCTGGCGCACAAACAGTTGAACAGGAGTTTGTAAATAACTTGCGAAATGCCTTGACAGAAGAGGTAGATTGGGAGTTATATCAATTCATCAATGGAAAGAGTGTCAAGCCTCCTCAACAAGGAAGCACCCAAGATGACAACTCGGAAGAAGAACAGAACTGTTTCACAAAATTTAATCAAAGGTTTTCCAATGAAGGGAGTTTTATAGACCCTAAAAAGTTGATCGAACAAGGGATGAAGGCATTCAGAGAAGAAAGGATAAGTGTTTGGGATAGAAATTGGTCTACACTCAGTACTCAAGCTAGAAAAAATTTAAAAAAGCTCTTCAAAAATGATCAAGAAGCAATTAAAAGTCTCTCTCCTTATATAAAGAGGTACAACAATAACACTTGGGCTATAGTAGATAACCTTATTTGGTTTTGGGAGAACAACCTGAGCGAAGGTCAGATTGACCAAATCAACCGACATTCTTCCAACCACTTTAAGCTACTGATTCGCCCAGAGAAATATGTGTTTGACAAATACCGTTGGATGGAAAAAGTGAGTGAAGACGAAAATCAGAATGAACAAATGCTAAAGTTCATTATTTGGTTGCTGAACCATCCATTAGACGCGATTCGTAATGATGCCCATAATGCACTCGTTTTTTTAAGTAAGGTAGTACCTGAGCAAATCATTTTGCCACTTATTTCTGAAGTGGTAGAGGATAAACCTGGCTTTTCAAGAAGCTTATGCTCAGAAATTTTAAAGGAAATGGCATTTGAGCAACCTGCTATCATTATTGATCTTTTGAATTCCCAACCTCAATATTTACAAAAAATAGTTACCAATGATCATTTTTCCATTTTGGTGGACTTTATGATCATTGGTGAAGAGCTCAAAGAAAGCGGCTATACAGTCTTATATGATGCTTTAATAGACAAATTTCCAGATGAAACAGCAAGTAGCGATGATGCTCGTTGGGA